A genomic segment from Pseudomonas sessilinigenes encodes:
- a CDS encoding response regulator, which yields MHNTPAPLNDDSKAPANGDDKRWNTRALIVDDDLPIRELLIGYLARFNIHASGVTDGAAMRQALQTEHFDVVVLDLMLPGEDGLSLCRWLRTESEIPILMLTARCEPTDRIIGLELGADDYMAKPFEPRELVARIQTILRRVRDDRSEQRANVRFDNWRLNSVLRQLISADGLVVPLSNAEFRLLWVFLERPRRVLSREQLLDAARGRSIEAFDRSIDLLVSRLRQKLGDDPKSPQLIKTVRGEGYLFDARDIG from the coding sequence ATGCATAACACTCCAGCCCCTCTCAACGACGACTCCAAAGCCCCGGCCAATGGCGACGACAAGCGCTGGAACACCCGGGCGCTGATCGTCGACGACGACCTGCCGATCCGTGAGCTGCTGATCGGTTACCTGGCGCGCTTCAACATCCACGCCAGCGGCGTCACCGATGGGGCCGCGATGCGCCAGGCCCTGCAAACCGAACATTTCGACGTGGTGGTTCTCGACCTCATGCTGCCCGGCGAAGACGGCCTGTCCCTGTGCCGTTGGTTACGCACCGAATCGGAGATCCCGATCCTCATGCTCACCGCGCGGTGCGAGCCTACCGACCGCATCATCGGCCTGGAACTGGGCGCCGACGACTACATGGCCAAGCCCTTCGAGCCCCGGGAACTGGTGGCGCGAATCCAGACCATCCTGCGCCGGGTGCGCGACGATCGCAGCGAACAGCGGGCCAACGTGCGCTTCGACAACTGGCGCCTGAACAGTGTCCTGCGCCAACTGATTTCCGCCGACGGCCTGGTCGTACCACTGTCCAACGCCGAGTTCCGCCTGCTCTGGGTCTTCCTTGAACGCCCACGCCGGGTCCTGAGCCGCGAGCAGTTGCTGGATGCCGCCCGTGGGCGCTCCATCGAAGCCTTCGACCGCAGCATCGACCTGCTGGTGTCGCGCCTGCGGCAAAAGCTCGGCGATGACCCCAAATCACCGCAATTGATCAAGACCGTACGTGGCGAGGGCTACCTGTTCGACGCCCGGGACATCGGCTGA